In Arthrobacter sp. StoSoilB5, one genomic interval encodes:
- a CDS encoding hydantoinase B/oxoprolinase family protein has product MTITAVKTLDPVTVEIIRNALTSAADDMNATLIRSAYSPILYEGGDCVVALLDTEHRVLGQSAGLPLFLGNLETCSIAVEEMYGRAVWQEGDIWILNDSYLGGTHLNDVTLFAPIFDEGAVVGFAATRAHWMDMGSKDVGGSMDSTDIFQEGFRMGPVKLVEAGIETSVVDLIRTNVRFPYQTIGDMHAMIAALRMGTTRMKELVGRYGMEQLDAARDEIFRQTEEIERATVRNIPDGVYEAEGFLDNDGINLDTPIPIKLRITVAGDTVDFDVTGSADQTMGPVNCGAAQAVSALRVGYKLLVSPDSNSNGGSFRPMTTQVRSGSVLGAVTPAPCQWYFSHLGLLIDLVSKAMAPAMPERVASASHGDSMIITAAGFDTRFGRNFVTMEATLGGWGAWQGTDGESAMINNVNGSLKDLPIEMLETRYPFRINEYSIRPNSGGPGQYRGGNGVVREYEFLADCVVGLWFERSKTPAWGLFGGSDAQGPEVVINPGRRDEVRTLKANAHKVKAGDVVRLAVGGGGGFGEVSKRSREDITYDIVNGFITEDFAKTHYGY; this is encoded by the coding sequence ATGACAATTACAGCAGTCAAAACCCTGGATCCCGTCACCGTGGAAATCATCCGCAACGCGCTCACCAGCGCCGCGGATGACATGAACGCCACCCTGATCCGTTCCGCTTACTCACCCATCCTCTACGAGGGCGGGGACTGCGTCGTGGCCCTGCTGGACACCGAACACCGCGTGCTCGGACAGTCCGCCGGCCTACCGCTGTTCCTCGGCAACCTCGAAACCTGTTCCATCGCCGTGGAGGAGATGTACGGCCGCGCGGTCTGGCAGGAAGGAGACATTTGGATCCTCAACGACTCATACCTGGGCGGCACCCACCTGAACGATGTGACCCTTTTCGCTCCGATCTTCGACGAGGGCGCGGTGGTCGGATTCGCGGCCACCCGTGCGCACTGGATGGACATGGGGTCCAAAGATGTGGGCGGCTCGATGGATTCGACCGACATCTTCCAGGAAGGCTTCAGGATGGGGCCGGTCAAGCTGGTCGAAGCCGGTATAGAGACTTCTGTCGTTGACCTGATCCGGACCAACGTGCGCTTCCCCTACCAGACCATTGGTGACATGCACGCGATGATCGCAGCCCTCCGGATGGGGACCACCCGCATGAAGGAGCTCGTGGGCCGGTACGGGATGGAGCAGTTGGATGCCGCCCGGGATGAGATCTTCCGCCAAACGGAGGAAATCGAGCGTGCGACCGTACGCAACATCCCGGACGGGGTTTACGAAGCCGAGGGCTTCCTGGACAACGACGGCATCAATCTGGACACTCCGATTCCGATCAAGCTGCGGATCACCGTAGCCGGCGACACCGTTGACTTCGACGTCACCGGTTCGGCGGACCAGACCATGGGGCCGGTCAACTGCGGCGCCGCCCAGGCCGTCTCGGCACTGCGCGTGGGCTACAAACTCCTTGTCAGCCCGGACTCCAACTCCAACGGCGGATCATTCCGGCCAATGACCACTCAGGTGCGGTCTGGCTCAGTGCTCGGGGCCGTAACGCCAGCCCCGTGCCAGTGGTACTTCTCCCACCTTGGGCTGCTGATCGACCTCGTCTCCAAGGCCATGGCCCCGGCCATGCCCGAACGCGTCGCCAGCGCCAGCCACGGTGACTCAATGATCATCACTGCCGCCGGTTTTGACACCCGCTTCGGCCGGAACTTCGTCACCATGGAAGCCACTCTGGGCGGCTGGGGTGCCTGGCAGGGCACGGATGGTGAATCCGCCATGATCAACAACGTCAACGGCTCACTCAAGGACCTGCCCATCGAGATGCTGGAGACCCGCTACCCGTTCCGGATCAACGAGTACTCCATCCGCCCGAACTCCGGCGGCCCCGGGCAGTACCGCGGCGGCAACGGCGTGGTGCGCGAATACGAATTCCTGGCCGACTGCGTGGTCGGGCTCTGGTTCGAACGGTCAAAGACGCCCGCCTGGGGGCTCTTCGGCGGCTCGGACGCCCAAGGCCCGGAAGTTGTGATCAACCCCGGGCGGCGTGATGAGGTCCGCACCCTGAAGGCGAACGCCCACAAGGTCAAGGCCGGCGACGTCGTCCGCCTCGCCGTGGGTGGCGGCGGCGGCTTCGGAGAGGTCTCCAAGCGCTCCCGCGAGGACATCACATACGACATAGTCAATGGATTCATCACCGAGGACTTCGCCAAGACGCACTACGGCTACTAA
- a CDS encoding GAF domain-containing protein — MSSQYQSFDDVYENARKEVGVTLFTVSVIADDGASMARVYTTHPDVYPVGGKKTLDGDTNRVWLEQVLKGQQPFLGADKEAVRAFFFDSETIESLGCGAIVNVPVVSSGRTIGSMNFLAPEGSYDQDSVEAAVDVARRSVHLLEEALTTAN, encoded by the coding sequence ATGAGTTCCCAATATCAATCCTTCGACGACGTTTACGAAAACGCCCGGAAAGAAGTCGGCGTCACCCTCTTTACCGTCTCAGTCATCGCCGACGACGGCGCCAGCATGGCCCGCGTCTACACCACCCATCCGGATGTCTATCCGGTAGGCGGGAAGAAGACGCTCGACGGCGACACGAACCGGGTGTGGCTTGAACAGGTTCTCAAGGGACAGCAGCCGTTCCTGGGGGCGGACAAGGAAGCGGTCCGCGCATTCTTCTTTGATTCGGAAACGATCGAGTCATTGGGCTGCGGGGCTATCGTGAACGTTCCGGTCGTGAGCAGCGGCCGGACTATCGGATCCATGAACTTCCTCGCCCCTGAGGGCAGCTATGACCAGGACTCCGTAGAGGCAGCCGTGGATGTCGCCCGCCGTTCCGTCCATCTGCTTGAAGAAGCCCTTACCACCGCCAACTAG
- a CDS encoding amidohydrolase family protein: MTTPGSLTIRNALIFDGESPELIEGSISIRDGRITGAGQEVEEAGIVLDAGGRTVIPGLIDAHFHAYALSLTSATNETGPLSYSALAGARRLAAALLRGFTAVRDVAGGDVGLANAIEEGLYPGPRYFFTGPALSQTGGHGDIRAANDGGCFHGGHMCEVVDGADDLLRAVRHRFRTGATAIKLMTSGGVVSPVDPIRVPQYSAEEIRVVTDEASRRGSYATAHAYSPEAIRHSVLSGVRCIEHGNLMDAETAQLMADNDVYLVPTLVTYEAMERRGEEVGLTKTGAAKNREVLEAGRNALALARDAGVRIGFGTDLMGELEDEQLAGLRLQCEVLGVYGALRSATSTNATLLRRADLGSITEGACADLVVLDGNPFRDPSVLWDESKARTVIKAGQIVSPGALRGAADFALEVSVG; this comes from the coding sequence GTGACCACTCCGGGAAGCCTGACAATACGGAATGCCCTGATCTTCGACGGTGAATCACCCGAACTGATTGAGGGCTCCATCAGCATCCGGGACGGCCGGATCACAGGGGCAGGGCAGGAGGTGGAAGAGGCCGGCATCGTCCTTGACGCCGGCGGCCGCACCGTGATTCCAGGACTTATCGATGCACATTTTCATGCTTACGCGCTCAGCCTGACGTCTGCCACGAACGAGACGGGACCACTTAGCTATTCCGCACTGGCTGGGGCAAGGCGCCTCGCTGCTGCACTGCTCCGTGGATTCACAGCGGTTCGTGACGTGGCGGGCGGTGACGTCGGCCTTGCCAACGCCATCGAGGAGGGACTGTACCCTGGTCCACGCTACTTCTTCACGGGACCGGCGCTAAGCCAAACAGGAGGCCACGGCGATATCCGGGCCGCGAACGACGGAGGATGCTTCCATGGCGGCCACATGTGCGAAGTGGTGGACGGCGCCGATGACCTGCTGCGGGCCGTGCGCCACCGATTCCGAACCGGCGCCACCGCGATAAAGCTCATGACCTCCGGAGGGGTCGTTTCACCGGTCGATCCGATTCGGGTTCCGCAGTACAGCGCGGAGGAAATCCGCGTCGTGACGGACGAGGCTTCCCGGCGGGGCAGCTACGCCACGGCCCACGCATATTCGCCCGAGGCCATTCGCCATTCAGTACTTAGTGGGGTCCGCTGCATCGAACACGGCAATCTGATGGATGCGGAAACCGCCCAGCTCATGGCTGATAACGATGTCTATCTCGTCCCCACCTTGGTGACCTACGAGGCCATGGAACGACGCGGAGAGGAAGTCGGCCTCACCAAGACGGGAGCGGCCAAGAACCGGGAAGTACTGGAGGCCGGGAGGAACGCGCTGGCACTGGCCCGGGACGCCGGGGTCCGGATCGGATTCGGAACAGACCTCATGGGTGAACTGGAGGACGAGCAACTGGCCGGACTCCGCCTGCAGTGTGAAGTGCTTGGCGTGTACGGCGCCCTCCGGTCGGCAACTTCCACCAACGCCACCCTGCTTCGGCGCGCTGACCTGGGAAGCATCACCGAAGGGGCCTGTGCTGACTTGGTTGTGCTGGACGGGAATCCCTTCCGTGACCCCTCGGTCCTCTGGGACGAAAGTAAGGCGCGCACTGTCATCAAGGCCGGGCAGATCGTCTCTCCCGGTGCCCTTCGGGGCGCGGCGGACTTCGCGTTAGAGGTATCGGTCGGCTGA